Proteins encoded by one window of Kwoniella dendrophila CBS 6074 chromosome 9, complete sequence:
- a CDS encoding sulfate adenylyltransferase codes for MANAPHGGVLKDLVARDAPRHNELVEEARALNDIFLTERQLCDLELILNGGFSPLEGFMTERDYISVRDTLRLEPVHGQRQGTLFPMPITLDVSQEDITRLNLKEGARVALRDPRDDAALAILTVSDIYTPDKHLEAENVMGADDNAHPAVAYLHNNVKEFYVGGKVEAISAPTHYDYVPLRFTPTELRAHFHKLAWRKVVAFQTRNPMHRAHRELTVRAARQRRANVLIHPVVGLTKPGDVDHYTRVRAYQALMPSYPEGMAHLALLPLAMRMAGPREAVWHAIIRKNFGATHFIVGRDHAGPGKNSQGKDFYGPYDAQELVTQFKDELSIEMVPFQAMTYLPGTDEYQPVDEVPKGTVTADISGTELRKRLRTGASIPDWFSYTGVVKVLRDSYPPRPQQGFTILISGLHNSGKETIARALQVTLQQQGSRSVSLLLGEELRGDLDKSIDRAITPEQKHINLQRIAFVASELTKAGAAVIAAPVAPYEKSRQAMKKIVNGNFFLVHVATPLEWCEKVDRRGLYKRARSGQLKNLAGVDDIYEAPTDADLVCDLRNDTVPEIVHSIIMLLEGENLI; via the exons ATGGCCAACGCTCCTCACGGTGGTGtattaaaagatttagtaGCCAGGGATGCTCCTAGACACAAcgaattagttgaagaagctagagctTTGAATGATATCTTCCTTACTGAG AGACAATTATGTGATCTCGAACTTATCTTAAACGGTGGTTTTTCACCTCTTGAAGGTTTCATGACTGAAAGAGACTACATTTC CGTCCGAGATACTCTTAGACTTGAACCTGTTCATGGTCAAAGACAAGGTACCCTTTTCCCAATGCCAATCACCCTTGATGTTTCCCAAGAAGACATCACTCGATTAAACCTCAAAGAAGGTGCAAGAGTAGCTTTAAGAGATCCTAGAGACGACGCCGCTTTAGCTATCTTAACTG TATCCGACATTTACACACCAGACAAGCaccttgaagctgaaaatgttATGGGAGCAGATGATAATGCTCATCCAGCTGTAGCATATTTACATAACAATGTGAAAGAATTTTACgttggtggtaaagttgaagCTATCTCTGCACCAACACATTACGATTATGTACCATTAAGATTTACACCAACAGAATTAAGAGCACATTTCCATAAATTAGCTTGGAGAAAAGTTGTAGCTTTCCAAACTAGAAATCCAATGCATAGAGCACACAGAGAATTAACTGTTAGAGCAGCAAGACAAAGAAGAGCAAATGTTTTAATTCATCCTGTAGTTGGTTTAACTAAACCTGGAGATGTCGATCATTATACAAGAGTTAGAGCTTATCAAGCTTTAATGCCTTCATACCCTGAAGGTATGGCACATTTGgctcttttacctttagctaTGAGAATGGCTGGTCCAAGAGAAGCTGTATGGCATGCTATTATTAGAAAGAACTTTGGTGCTACTCACTTT ATTGTCGGTAGAGATCACGCTGGACCAGGTAAAAACTCTCAAGGAAAAGATTTCTATGGTCCATACGATGCTCAAGAATTAGTTACTCAAttcaaagatgaattatcaattgaaatggTACCATTCCAAGCTATGACATATTTACCTGGAACAGACGAATATCAACCAGTTGATGAAGTACCTAAAGGAACAGTCACAGCAGATATTTCTGGTACagaattaagaaaaagaTTAAGAACTGGAGCATCAATTCCAGATTGGTTCTCATACACAGGTGTTGTAAAAGTATTAAGAGATTCATACCCACCTAGACCACAACAAGGATTCACAATTTTAATCAGTGGTTTACATAATTCTGGTAAAGAGACTATTGCAAGAGCATTACAAGTTAcattacaacaacaaggatCAAGATCAGTTTCATTATTGCTTGGTGAAGAATTaagaggtgatttagataaatcaatcgATAGAGCTATAACACCAGAACAAAAACATATAAATTTACAAAGAATTGCTTTTGTAGCTTCTGAATTGACTAAAGCTGGTGCCGCAGTTATTGCTGCTCCAGTAGCACCATATGAGAAATCAAGGCAAGCAATGAAAAAAATCGTAAATGGTAATTTCTTCTTAGTTCACGTTGCTACTCCTTTAGAATGGTGTGAAAAAGTCGATAGAAGAGGTTTATATAAAAGAGCTAGATCAGGtcaattgaaaaatttaGCTGGTGTAGATGATATCTATGAAGCTCCAACAGACGCAGATTTAGTTTGTGACCTCAGAAATGATACCGTCCCAGAAATCGTTCACT CTATTATCATGTTACTCGAAGGTGAAAACCTTATTTAA
- a CDS encoding phosphoenolpyruvate carboxykinase (ATP) gives MPHGRHGHDEYEGNQFLGQELKLFSQAGFDLDRIHIKRNAPIASLYEDAILNEGAVISSSGALINFSGKKTGRSPKDKRIVYEDSSKDDVWWGPVNIKMDEHTFEINRERAIDYLNTRENVYVFDGFAGWDPKYRIKVRVIASRAYHALFMHNMLIRPTPEELENFGEPDFIIYNAGQFPANRFTTGMTSTTSVEVNFKRMEMVILGTEYAGEMKKGIFSVMHYLQPVKFGQLSLHSSANQAKGDNGDVTLFFGLSGTGKTTLSADPNRLLIGDDEHVWSDTGVFNIEGGCYAKTINLSAEKEPEIFNAIKFGSILENVVYNPADRVPDYDDVSITENTRCAYPIEYIPNAKIPCIADRQPSNIIMLTCDAFGVLPPVSRLTPEQAQYHFVAGYTSKTPGTEDGIVEPSPTFSTCYGQPFIILHPGRYAKMLAERMEKNKVDCWLINTGWTGGKFGTGKRCPLKYTRAIVDAIHNGSLAKAEFENFPVFNLSIPKAVEGVPSEILDPAKVWPSKDAFNAEIQKLGGMFQKAFSKYEDAITADVKNAGPIL, from the exons ATGCCTCACGGAAGACACGGTCACGATGAATACGAAGGAAACCAATTCCTCGGTCAAGAACTCAAATTATTCTCACAAGCTGGTTTTGACCTTGATAGAATTCACATCAAA AGAAACGCCCCTATCGCTTCCCTTTACGAAGATGCCATCCTCAACGAAGGTGCTGTCATCTCTTCAAGTGGTGCTTTAATCAACTTCTCTGGTAAAAAGACTGGTAGATCACCAAAAGATAAGCGAATTGTATATGAAGATTCtagtaaagatgatgtatgGTGGGGTCCTGTTAACATAAAGATGGA TGAACACACTTTCGAAATCAACCGAGAAAGAGCTATTGATTACCTTAACACCCGAGAAAACGTTTACGTTTTTGATGGTTTCGCTGGTTGGGATCCAAAATACCGAATCAAAGTTAGAGTTATCGCTTCTCGAGCATACCACGCCTTATTCATGCACAACATGTTAATTAGacctacacctgaagaaCTTGAAAACTTTGGTGAACCAGATTTCATAATTTACAATGCTGGTCAATTCCCTGCCAATAGATTCACCACCGGTATGACCTCAACCACCTCAGTAGAAGTCAACTTCAAGAGAATGGAAATGGTTATTCTTGGTACAGAATACGCTGgtgaaatgaagaaaggtatCTTCTCAGTCATGCACTACCTCCAACCAGTAAAATTCGGTCAATTATCTCTCCACTCCTCAGCAAATCAAGCTAAAGGTGATAACGGTGATGTTACACTTTTCTTCGGTCTCTCCGGTACCGGTAAAACCACTCTTTCAGCCGATCCTAATCGATTATtaattggtgatgatgaacacGTATGGTCAGATACTGGTGTCTTCAacattgaaggtggttgttACGCCAAAACCATCAACctttcagctgaaaaagaacCTGAAATCTTCAACGCTATCAAATTCGGTTCTATCCTTGAAAACGTAGTTTACAACCCAGCAGACAGAGTACCAGATTACGATGATGTTTCAATCACTGAAAACACTCGATGTGCCTACCCAATTGAATACATTCCAAATGCCAAAATCCCATGTATCGCTGATCGACAACCATCAAACATTATCATGTTAACATGTGATGCTTTCGGtgttttaccacctgtatCAAGATTAACACCTGAACAAGCACAATACCATTTCGTTGCTGGTTACACATCAAAAACACCTGGTACAGAAGATGGTATTGTGGAACCATCGCCAACATTCTCAACATGTTACGGTCAACCATTCATCATCTTACATCCAGGTAGATACGCTAAGATGTTAGctgaaagaatggaaaagaatAAAGTTGATTGTTGGTTAATTAACACTGGATGGACTGGTGGTAAATTCGGTACAGGAAAAAGATGTCCATTGAAATACACTAGAGCAATTGTTGATGCTATCCACAATGGATCATTAGcaaaagctgaatttgaaaaCTTCCCTGTATTCAACCTTTCAATTCctaaagctgttgaaggtgtaccaTCAGAAATTTTAGATCCAGCTAAAGTATGGCCTTCAAAAGATGCTTTCAATGctgaaattcaaaaattaggtggtaTGTTCCAAAAAGCTTTCTCAAAATACGAAGATGCCATAACAGCCGATGTGAAAAACGCTGGTCCAATTCTTTAA